The Actinomycetota bacterium genome has a segment encoding these proteins:
- a CDS encoding amino acid ABC transporter ATP-binding protein, with protein MATFANAGQAEHAIDIIDLHKRFGDLEVLRGIDFHVEHGEVVCVIGPSGSGKSTLLRCVNRLEEPTSGRIIIEGTDITDPDVDVDLVRRKIGMVFQQFNLFPHLTVMGNLTIAQRRVLKRSKREANQVGRDMLDRVGLAEKADDYPVRLSGGQKQRVAIARALCMDPGMMLFDEVTSALDPELVGEVLDVMRTLADEGMTMMVVSHEMGFARRVADRVVFMADGVIVEQGPPSRVFEAPDQQRTRRFLSVVLER; from the coding sequence ATGGCCACGTTCGCGAACGCCGGCCAGGCGGAGCACGCCATCGACATCATCGATCTGCACAAGCGGTTCGGTGATCTCGAGGTGCTGCGCGGCATCGACTTCCACGTCGAGCACGGCGAGGTCGTCTGCGTCATCGGGCCGTCGGGTTCGGGGAAGTCGACCCTGCTGCGCTGCGTGAACCGGCTCGAGGAACCCACGTCCGGGCGGATCATCATCGAGGGGACCGACATCACCGATCCCGACGTCGACGTGGATCTGGTCCGCCGCAAGATCGGGATGGTGTTCCAGCAGTTCAACCTCTTCCCGCACCTCACGGTGATGGGCAACCTCACGATCGCGCAGCGGCGGGTCCTGAAACGGTCCAAGCGTGAGGCGAACCAGGTGGGCCGCGACATGCTCGACCGGGTCGGCCTGGCCGAGAAGGCCGACGACTACCCGGTCCGCCTGTCGGGCGGTCAGAAGCAGCGCGTGGCGATCGCGCGGGCGCTGTGCATGGATCCGGGCATGATGCTGTTCGACGAGGTCACGAGCGCCCTCGACCCCGAGCTGGTCGGGGAGGTGCTCGACGTGATGCGCACGTTGGCGGACGAGGGCATGACGATGATGGTCGTGTCGCACGAGATGGGCTTCGCCCGCCGCGTCGCCGACCGGGTCGTGTTCATGGCGGACGGTGTCATCGTCGAACAGGGCCCGCCGTCGCGCGTGTTCGAGGCCCCGGATCAACAACGCACCCGCCGGTTCCTGTCGGTGGTCCTGGAGCGTTGA
- a CDS encoding amino acid ABC transporter permease — protein sequence MQRRTQVRLVRVVFYTLFAVAVVYVGVNADWARLQNRFFNLQIAADMFPRVVTVAARNTLIFTVLSFSFGLILGLILALMRLSTIRPYRWFAAVYIEVFRGLPALLTIFLIGFGIPIGLGFSIPGRYGPGTVGLGLVAAAYMAETIRAGIEAVPRAQMEAARSLGMRYSRAMASIVVPQAFRIIIPPMTNELVLLLKDTSLLFVIGTRQGMEELTKFGRDVLNLRASPTPLIVVGLVYLAITIPMTRLVALLERRARRAR from the coding sequence GTGCAGCGACGGACCCAGGTCCGTCTCGTCCGGGTGGTGTTCTACACGCTGTTCGCCGTCGCCGTCGTCTACGTCGGGGTGAACGCGGATTGGGCGCGGCTGCAGAATCGCTTCTTCAACCTCCAGATCGCCGCAGACATGTTCCCCCGCGTCGTGACGGTCGCGGCCCGCAACACCCTGATCTTCACCGTCCTGTCGTTCAGCTTCGGGCTGATCCTCGGCCTGATCCTCGCCCTGATGCGGCTGTCGACCATCCGTCCGTACCGCTGGTTCGCGGCCGTCTACATCGAGGTCTTCCGCGGGCTCCCCGCGCTTCTGACCATCTTCCTGATCGGGTTCGGGATCCCGATCGGGCTGGGGTTCAGCATCCCGGGCCGATACGGCCCCGGAACGGTCGGGCTGGGACTGGTTGCGGCCGCGTACATGGCGGAGACCATCCGCGCCGGCATCGAGGCGGTTCCTCGCGCGCAGATGGAGGCGGCACGGTCACTGGGGATGCGTTACTCGCGCGCCATGGCGTCGATCGTGGTGCCCCAGGCCTTCAGGATCATCATCCCCCCGATGACCAACGAGCTCGTCCTGCTGCTGAAGGACACGTCCCTGCTGTTCGTGATCGGGACCCGGCAGGGCATGGAGGAGCTGACCAAGTTCGGGCGTGACGTGCTGAACCTGCGAGCGAGCCCGACGCCGCTGATCGTCGTCGGCCTGGTCTACCTCGCGATCACCATCCCGATGACCCGGCTCGTCGCGCTGCTGGAACGCCGGGCGAGGAGGGCGCGCTGA
- a CDS encoding transporter substrate-binding domain-containing protein — protein sequence MRVPISLRTVALAATVALSVAACGDGDTTATPGPAGTPGTAPAFDLVNEGVLTVCSDIPYAPFEFEDPERPGEYTGYDIDLMRASSDRLGLQLEVVVTSFDAIRSGTAMAADQCDVAASAITITAERDENLDFTDPYFNADQSLLVRTDDRETHASLQDLAGQSIGVQSATTGEEYAQENKPEGATITTYEDAGALFTALTAGEIDAILQDFPVNAYQATQDESVVVVERFATGEQYGFAVAEGDTELRDAINEVLHDLEGDNEFAEIHRRYFGEDPPDDLL from the coding sequence ATGCGCGTCCCGATCAGCCTGCGCACCGTGGCGCTGGCCGCCACCGTCGCTCTCAGCGTCGCCGCCTGCGGCGACGGAGACACCACCGCCACCCCGGGCCCGGCCGGGACGCCGGGGACCGCGCCGGCGTTCGACCTCGTCAACGAAGGCGTGCTCACGGTCTGCTCCGACATCCCCTACGCGCCGTTCGAGTTCGAAGACCCCGAGCGACCCGGCGAGTACACCGGGTACGACATCGACCTGATGCGGGCCTCCTCCGACCGCCTCGGCCTGCAGCTCGAGGTCGTGGTGACCAGCTTCGACGCGATCAGGAGCGGGACCGCGATGGCGGCCGACCAGTGCGATGTGGCCGCGTCGGCGATCACGATCACCGCCGAGCGCGACGAGAACCTCGACTTCACCGACCCGTACTTCAACGCCGACCAATCGTTGCTGGTCCGCACCGATGACCGCGAAACGCATGCGTCGCTGCAGGACCTCGCCGGTCAGTCCATCGGCGTGCAGTCCGCCACGACCGGCGAGGAATACGCGCAAGAGAACAAACCGGAGGGCGCGACCATCACGACGTACGAGGACGCCGGCGCGCTGTTCACCGCCCTGACAGCCGGTGAGATCGACGCGATCCTGCAGGACTTCCCGGTGAACGCCTACCAGGCCACGCAGGACGAGTCGGTGGTGGTCGTCGAGCGGTTCGCCACCGGTGAGCAGTACGGGTTCGCGGTGGCGGAAGGCGACACCGAACTGCGCGACGCGATCAACGAGGTCCTGCACGATCTCGAGGGCGACAACGAGTTCGCCGAGATCCACCGGCGCTACTTCGGGGAGGATCCGCCCGACGACCTGCTGTAG
- a CDS encoding putative glycoside hydrolase: MVITPTRLRAVFAASGLVLGLWLTGVQPPGAEPDQASSAATPATPPIVATDSEETTDPARAAPTDPTDDAPAAQLAAAPAVDLTPELLGRTRAELRTFPAEWPIVRGVYSTMWSFAGERWNDLMDLIRTTEINAIVIDVKDDNGMIAWKDSRVAIAHESGADSHSGQSKARAASRIRQLRHAGGYPIARIVCFKDPIVAAAKPELAIKAAGGGVWRDRKGMAWLDANKKEAWDYIVDLGREAARMGFLEIQFDYVRFPTDGNVASAVYDDGKTVDPAAIRAFLAYAREQLHAEGVRISADIFGLTTYKQEGSGDGDGTGQLFEDVISEVDHVSPMVYPSHYYPGNYGLARPEAHPYEVVVNAMREAQERVTGYRAKVRPWLEDFSLTVPHHPGRVSDQLRATYDNGIESWLLWNARNRYSREALAPVLRPRAVQAPPEPAAEEPPAETPTPFVMLRGGHIE, translated from the coding sequence ATGGTGATCACACCGACGAGGCTGCGTGCGGTGTTCGCCGCGTCCGGCCTCGTCCTCGGATTGTGGCTCACCGGCGTCCAACCGCCCGGGGCCGAGCCAGACCAGGCGTCGAGCGCGGCGACACCCGCCACCCCACCGATCGTGGCGACGGACAGCGAGGAGACGACCGACCCAGCACGGGCAGCGCCCACCGACCCGACCGACGACGCTCCCGCGGCGCAGCTCGCGGCGGCACCCGCGGTCGACCTCACCCCCGAGCTCCTCGGCCGTACCCGTGCGGAGCTGCGGACCTTCCCCGCGGAGTGGCCGATCGTGCGGGGGGTGTACTCGACGATGTGGAGCTTCGCCGGGGAGCGGTGGAACGACCTGATGGACCTGATCCGCACAACCGAGATCAACGCGATCGTCATCGACGTCAAGGATGACAACGGCATGATCGCGTGGAAGGACTCCCGCGTCGCGATCGCGCACGAGTCCGGCGCGGACAGCCACTCGGGCCAGTCCAAAGCGCGTGCGGCTTCGCGGATCCGCCAGCTGCGTCACGCCGGCGGCTACCCGATCGCCCGGATCGTGTGCTTCAAGGACCCGATCGTGGCGGCGGCGAAGCCCGAGCTGGCGATCAAGGCCGCCGGTGGGGGCGTGTGGCGCGACCGCAAGGGCATGGCGTGGCTGGACGCCAACAAGAAGGAGGCGTGGGACTACATCGTCGATCTCGGCCGTGAGGCCGCACGGATGGGCTTCCTCGAGATCCAGTTCGACTACGTGCGCTTCCCCACCGACGGGAACGTCGCCTCAGCCGTGTACGACGACGGCAAGACGGTCGACCCCGCCGCGATCCGGGCGTTCCTCGCCTACGCCCGGGAGCAGCTGCACGCCGAGGGGGTGCGGATCAGCGCCGACATCTTCGGGCTGACCACGTACAAGCAGGAGGGTTCCGGCGACGGTGACGGCACCGGGCAGCTCTTCGAGGACGTGATCAGCGAGGTGGATCACGTCTCACCGATGGTGTACCCGTCGCACTACTACCCCGGGAACTACGGCCTGGCCCGACCGGAGGCGCACCCCTACGAGGTCGTGGTCAACGCCATGCGCGAGGCTCAGGAACGTGTCACCGGCTACCGGGCCAAGGTCCGCCCGTGGCTGGAGGACTTCTCCCTGACCGTCCCGCACCACCCAGGCCGGGTCAGCGATCAGCTCCGTGCGACCTACGACAACGGCATCGAGTCGTGGCTGCTGTGGAACGCGCGGAACCGCTACAGCCGTGAGGCGCTGGCCCCCGTCCTGCGGCCCCGCGCGGTCCAAGCCCCACCGGAGCCTGCCGCGGAGGAGCCACCCGCGGAGACACCCACGCCGTTCGTGATGCTCCGCGGAGGACACATCGAATGA
- a CDS encoding polysaccharide deacetylase family protein, translating to MIRRAVLATAAALMGACSAAPVGMQPPAAAPVPDATAAVDREPAHPSPAEPEVTVVEVADDELAAAGVNELGRVLVVEWHDIGDRDGRWENSLATFRAQLRELYDRGYRPISVDEFIDGTFPIPLGRSPVLLTFDDSYRQHFFFADDGHTPHPDSVVGILQAMEREDPTWRARATFAFYWPVPFRDTDRDTIEAKLRYLVANGFDLSNHTYNHDNLAELTDAEVQDNLARAEAELAEVVGTDYRVRSITLTQGIWPNNRELAMRGEANGVRYEHDIALLVGFMPTRSPHHSEYDPMAVQRVQAYVPEFDKWVEWLDAEPGRRFVSDGDPATVSFPASWADVARPLPGLAPRSYAEASAGAG from the coding sequence ATGATCCGCCGCGCTGTCCTCGCCACCGCTGCGGCCCTCATGGGTGCCTGTTCGGCCGCCCCGGTCGGCATGCAGCCACCCGCCGCCGCGCCCGTCCCCGACGCCACAGCCGCCGTGGATCGCGAGCCGGCTCATCCATCACCGGCCGAACCGGAGGTGACCGTCGTCGAGGTCGCCGACGACGAGCTGGCCGCAGCCGGGGTCAACGAGCTCGGACGGGTGCTGGTCGTCGAGTGGCACGACATCGGCGACCGCGACGGGCGCTGGGAGAACTCGCTGGCCACCTTCCGTGCGCAGCTGCGCGAACTCTACGACCGCGGCTACCGGCCGATCTCGGTCGACGAGTTCATCGACGGGACGTTCCCCATCCCGTTGGGGAGATCACCGGTGCTGCTGACGTTCGATGACTCCTACCGACAGCATTTCTTCTTCGCCGACGATGGCCACACCCCCCACCCCGATTCGGTGGTAGGGATCCTGCAGGCCATGGAGCGCGAGGACCCGACCTGGCGGGCACGGGCGACGTTCGCGTTCTACTGGCCGGTCCCCTTCCGCGACACCGACCGCGACACCATCGAGGCGAAGCTGCGCTACCTGGTCGCCAACGGGTTCGACCTGTCCAACCACACCTACAACCACGACAACCTCGCCGAGCTCACCGACGCCGAGGTGCAGGACAACCTCGCCCGGGCCGAGGCCGAGCTCGCCGAGGTGGTGGGGACCGACTACCGCGTGCGGTCGATCACGCTCACCCAGGGCATCTGGCCCAACAACCGCGAGCTGGCCATGCGCGGGGAGGCGAACGGCGTCCGCTACGAGCACGACATCGCTCTCCTGGTCGGCTTCATGCCGACCCGTTCGCCGCACCACAGCGAGTACGACCCCATGGCGGTGCAGCGGGTCCAGGCGTACGTCCCCGAGTTCGACAAGTGGGTCGAGTGGCTCGACGCCGAGCCGGGCCGCCGCTTCGTCTCCGACGGCGACCCGGCCACGGTGAGCTTCCCGGCGTCGTGGGCCGACGTCGCCCGCCCCCTTCCCGGCTTGGCCCCCCGCAGCTACGCGGAGGCATCGGCGGGGGCGGGCTGA
- a CDS encoding LD-carboxypeptidase, with protein sequence MTDVVRPPALGPGDRVAIVSPSSPVLHRDRLDRGLAQLRSWGLQPVVFPHVDDVHGHLAGTDEDRAADLNAAFRDPGIRAVIASRGGYGVTRILHRLDWEALRNDPKLVVGFSDVTALLVAAWQRLRLVTVHGPFAGRLHLLGGGPSSAHLRRLLTDPRPAGMLTQPDDPPVETVVGGVAEGRLLGGNLSVLCALVGTGDAPDTHGTILVIEDVNEAPYRLDRSLTQLHRAGILDHVAGVVVGEMVGCHPPTDRPSMPTAAVIRAAVAGLGIPVLHGLPIGHVDRQLALPLGVRARLDADAGTLTLLEPATRPRQPAPADASA encoded by the coding sequence GTGACCGACGTGGTCCGCCCGCCGGCGCTGGGCCCCGGTGACCGCGTCGCGATCGTGTCGCCGAGCAGCCCGGTGCTGCACCGCGATCGCCTCGACCGCGGTCTGGCTCAGCTGCGCTCGTGGGGACTCCAGCCGGTGGTGTTCCCCCACGTCGACGACGTGCACGGCCACCTCGCCGGCACCGACGAGGACCGGGCCGCCGACCTCAACGCCGCGTTCCGCGATCCCGGCATCCGGGCCGTGATCGCCTCACGCGGCGGGTACGGCGTCACCCGGATCCTCCACCGGCTGGACTGGGAGGCGCTGCGCAACGACCCCAAGCTGGTCGTGGGGTTCAGCGACGTCACCGCTCTGCTGGTTGCGGCGTGGCAGCGTCTGCGCCTGGTGACGGTGCACGGTCCCTTCGCGGGTCGGCTGCACCTGCTGGGTGGGGGTCCAAGCAGCGCGCACCTGCGCCGACTCCTCACCGACCCGCGCCCCGCCGGGATGCTCACCCAACCCGACGATCCACCGGTCGAGACGGTCGTTGGCGGGGTCGCCGAGGGTCGGCTGTTGGGCGGGAACCTCAGCGTCCTGTGCGCCCTGGTGGGCACCGGCGACGCCCCCGACACCCACGGGACCATCCTCGTCATCGAGGACGTCAACGAGGCGCCCTACCGGCTCGACCGGTCGCTGACGCAACTGCACCGCGCCGGGATCCTCGACCACGTCGCCGGCGTGGTCGTCGGCGAGATGGTCGGGTGCCACCCACCGACCGACCGCCCGTCGATGCCCACCGCCGCGGTCATCCGCGCCGCGGTCGCCGGGCTGGGGATCCCCGTCCTCCACGGCCTGCCGATCGGGCACGTCGACCGTCAGCTGGCCCTGCCGCTCGGCGTCCGCGCCCGCCTCGACGCCGACGCCGGGACGCTCACGCTCCTGGAGCCGGCGACCAGACCCCGTCAGCCCGCCCCCGCCGATGCCTCCGCGTAG